One Mycteria americana isolate JAX WOST 10 ecotype Jacksonville Zoo and Gardens chromosome 7, USCA_MyAme_1.0, whole genome shotgun sequence genomic window, TTTGCTTTCTCAaagttttttcctttggaatatGGAAGCATCTAATTTTTATGAAGTCCATCCCTTTTGATAAGCTCTCTTCAGCTAAAGCACTTATCCCTGGGAAGGTAGAGTTTGAATGTTATggctatgaattttttttaataaatgtatataaatgctTCAATTCAGATACTTCAACCGGTTTTCAGAAAGGCTGATAATTTAATTTGCTACGGCTACAGTGAGTTCgatttttttattgatttttttttttttaatgcgcaCAGGTTTTAGTTCTGTTTAAGTTATTGCAACTGATGTTAAGGTTTTAGCCTCACTGATTATTTTTGAAGCTGGAGGGGGCAATTGCGTTAATACCAGTATCTTTAATGCCAATGTGTGATATATACAGCCACCTGTAGATGGTGATATGCTCCACTCCATGCCTTGGCGGTGCTGGATCCTGCTCCCCATCCACCTGAACGAGTGAATTGCCAGGCTGGATGAATTGCATTTAGTGtccttcttatttttatttttctgagcacATGGGACAGCCTTGAAATTCTTTCTGTGTCCAAAGCATCTTGGCTTTGTCCCAGTTAGGATGAATTGTGGGTGGACTTGTTCTGATGCTCAGTAACTTGTAGAGGTGTTAGTCTCTTAGAGTAAGCCAGTAGTGGGTACAGCTTAAGGTAAAATGGAAGTTACGTGACCCTTACCCACTTTTCATCTCTCCCACACAGCTGAGTTTGTGTACTTAGCATGGCAGCACTTCCCAGTTGTGCTTTGGAGGGTTGAAGTGTACCTGTTTCCAAAATCAAAGCCAGGGGCCCCCTTTGCATGGGGTCCTAGAACCTCCTGCCAAAGTGTGGGCAGCCAGCCCTAACGACTGCTCACTGCTTCCCTGCACAGGAGGGGTTTTACAGCTTGTTGGAGAAAACTGGTTGGTGGTGGTGAGCCTAGCAGTGGTGGCAAGGAGTTGCACCTCAGTTCTCCTATGTGATTTCACGGCGGTTCTGTGCTGGTCtggatgttttttttcctggctgcttgAGTGGAGCCCACCCTACCTGTGCTAATGGCATATGCAGATGCACTGATGTCAGAGTAAACAGCAACGCTTCTTGGGGTAGATGAGGAATGACACGCATCCGCTGTCACACAGCAAGCCCATCCCAGAGCCAGCAACAGAACCGTTTCTCCTAGAGCGTTGATCAGCGTAGCACGTAGAACTCGTAGCGCAGCAGGCAGCAAGTACAGCCCCGACAGCACCCTGCAGCTCCCTGTGCTGCCGGCCTGACCCATCCGCTGCCGCCTCCTCCCTTGCCTATACCCGCTATTTTTGTGTCCCCTTGGAAATGACCCCGATGAACAACAACTGCCAAAGCTTCTTGCATTTGTGGCAGCGAAACTTCAGCTGGGCCACTGGGCTACTTAAAAACCCGATTATTTGCCTTCCCCAGGCATTTGTTGCTGGTGCTGTGGCGTGGAGGCCAGAGGGAGGGCTGCGGCGGTGCCGTTCGCGGGGAGCAGGCTGGCGGCGGTGCCGTTCGCGGGGAGCAGGCTGGCGGCGGTGCCGCGGGCAGCTCCAGCCCGGCCGGAAGGGGAGCCGCTCGCCTTCCCTCCCAGCGAGGGCTGGCGGGACCTGGGGAGAGGACGGGGTGCAAGCTTCGTGCAGAGCAGAGCCCGGAGCGGTGCCCGGCGCCTCCTTTCGGGACCAGCGTTGGGTTTCGCGGCGCCGGCTGGAGCCGTGCCGGGGGTGTCTGTGCGCGGGGCAGCGGACGGGCGGGCAGAAGGCCGTGCCCTGCGTGGCGGTGACGCCACCCCACAGCCGTCTCCCAGCGACTCCAATTGCAGGCAGCCAGGAAGTGAGATCACGGCTTGGGCGCTTTAAGGGAGGCCGGGAGCCCGTGGACACCCGGCAGAGCCGGAGCAGGGTGCGATCCCCGACCCGCCGCCATGGGCCAGGGCAGGCTCCCGGCCCGCCTGGGGCtggcctgctgcctgctgctgctgctgctggggggctcggggggcctgGGCAGCCGAGGGATGCCGCGGGGGCCCTGGGAAGAGGAGCAGGGTCCCGTGGCGGAGGGGGGACCGTGGGGCAGGGCGAGGTACGAAGCCGTGAAGAAGCACTTGCGAGCTGTGGGTGCTCTCTCCAAGCAGTACTGGCAGTACCTGGCGTGCAAGGTGTGGCAAGagggctgcgaggaggaggaggaggaggaggaggagaaagagtccagccccagcccgggTAAGcgccctcctcctttctctcccgcTCCCACGCACCGGGAACAGCAGCGGGTCCAAACGCCCCACTTCCCCAGCCCAGGGGTCCGCGCCCGCAGCCCCTGTGGACGCTGTCCTTCCCTTCCCAAGGGTCGCTGCCCTGGGCACCTCCCTCCTCGCTCAGCGTGCCCCGGGTTGCCACCAACACGCGTGTCTCCGTGCCCGCCTGAGCCCGCTGCTGCCTCTTACGTGCTtactccccctccccacagcccaggctgcctggCGGGGCGGTGTCTGATGCCCTGTGCCTGGGAGGAGGGCTGCCATTAACCGGGCTCAGCTGCGTGTCCacgcaaaatggaaaaaaaagacatttgctgGCATGTCTCTGCTTAGACCGCTGGCTTTTCCAGGCTGGAGCTTGCCTCTGGTGGGCCAGGATTACTTGGAGATCCTCTCTGCCTGGTACTGCAGCTTCGGCAGGTGCTGCAAGACAGGGGACTGCAGGATAGTCAACAATATCACAGGTAGGGGCTGCGCTGTACCTGGGAGACCCCAAGCAGTGCTTGTCTCTGCCGCCTCTCCCTATTGTCTCTTTTGCTGTctgtttgtgggatttttttcttttttaaaaagtgtattttagcAAGTGATGTAAGTAAAGGGCATTTCTGAGCATggtgctgggctggtgggagGGCGAGGTGCTGAGCTAAGTCCTGTTTCCCCTTATTCATTTGTAGCTCTGAGACCACAAAAGAGTTTGTTCCTTACTGTACAGCATGTCTGCTCCAGTTTGCCAGAAGCCCTGCCTTCATCTGGTAGCTCCCAGGCATATGCAGTGGGATCCAAACTGGCCCAGTATCCAGCCCCAGGTCGGGATGGTACACTGGGAGCTGCCTGTAAGCCCTGTGCAGGTGTCATTATGCTTTGCTGGCCTTGAGACTTCTGGTATCCATACCCTCTGCTAGGAGCTCATGAGGGCCTCTGGGCTTCAGTGCTCTCCAGAGTCATCAAATACGTCCTTCGCTTCCCAAAGGGAAAAAGGAGTCAGCAGAAGATTTGTGTCTTTTTGTGGTCAGTGGCTGATGCAGGCAGGGTACAGGCAGCCTGCCTCATTAACCCCGTGGCTTTAATGCCACTTCAGACTCCTCTCGGAcaggcagccccaccagcagGGCTGTGCAAGCTTAGTGCCCTGCCAGGTTATCTCCTTTTATTCCCACctgcagcagtagcagcagctgaGCTTGCAAGTTAAAGCTgagctcttgctctctctttcctgcAGGGCTAGAAGCAGACCTCAATGAGCAGCTCCACGGGCAGCACTTGGCCAAAGAAGTTGTTGTCCGGGCGGTGCAAGGGTTTCTGCAGAGCCCGCAGCCGCAGAAGGCTCTGGTCCTCTCCTTCCATGGCTGGTCCGGCACAGGCAAGAACTTTGTGGCCCGGATGCTGGCCAGTCACCTGTACCGGCATGGGCTGAAGAGCAAGTGTGTCAGGGTGTTCATCTCGCTCTTCCACTTCCCCTATCACAAGTACGTGGACTCGTACAAGGTGAGAGCCAAGAACACGGTGTTGCTGTGGGGATGGTCcggtgtactgggtctggctgggatggagttcattttcttcacagcagcctgtagggtactgtgttttggatttgtgagtagaacagtgttgataacacaccagcgttctggctactgctgagcagtgcttgcacagcctcaaggctttctctttctcccactctGCCCCCACAATCAGTAGGTtgggggtgtgcaagaagctgggggggACATATACcagacagctgaccccgactgaccaaagggatattccatgccatttaatgtcgtgctcagcaataaaaactgaggggagagggtttgggggtaggaagccattgctcagagaccgGCTGGGCATCAGTGGTAGGTGctagtgattgcctttgcatcacttgctttgatttctttctttcttcctcttttctgtgcttATTAAACTagctttatctcaacccacacgtCTACTTTTAGCTGCCAGCCAGGGTTAACCCACCGCATCCAGGTGCACCCCCTGCACGGTCTCCTGGTGGTGGTGACTGCTGCTGGGCTTCTCAcactcctccctgctgctctgcaggctcaGCTGAAGAAGCAGATAAGCGAGACTGTGCAGCTCTGCAAGCAGTCCCTGTTCATCTTCGATGAGGCAGAGAAACTTCATTTCAGCCTCCTGGATGCCATCAAGCCTTTCATGGGTCGCTATGACAACAAGGGCCAGGTGGATTACCGGAGAtccatcttcctcttcctcaggtGATTTCTGGGCCCCCAAAGGGATGGGGAGGAACAAAGTGATGGAATTTATCCCCTGAGGTGTGCGATATGAGGGgctcaggctgcagaggaggggaaagaTGTCTAGCTCCTCCAAGAGGCAGTTGCCTCCGTGGTCAGTTTTGCTTATTGTTGCTGGGCGTCCTCCCTGGGTACGGGGCATTTGCAGGAGGAGCTGAGGTCCAGCTTAGCTGGGACACCTGAGCCAGTGTCTAGGCTTT contains:
- the TOR3A gene encoding torsin-3A isoform X2, whose amino-acid sequence is MGQGRLPARLGLACCLLLLLLGGSGGLGSRGMPRGPWEEEQGPVAEGGPWGRARYEAVKKHLRAVGALSKQYWQYLACKVWQEGCEEEEEEEEEKESSPSPGLEADLNEQLHGQHLAKEVVVRAVQGFLQSPQPQKALVLSFHGWSGTGKNFVARMLASHLYRHGLKSKCVRVFISLFHFPYHKYVDSYKAQLKKQISETVQLCKQSLFIFDEAEKLHFSLLDAIKPFMGRYDNKGQVDYRRSIFLFLSNLGGNTINEVALDFWRAGRAREEISMEFLEQRLRLELLEPAENSYAHSHLLEENLIDFFVPFLPLEYHHVKLCARDAFLARGLPYTEAALDEVARMMVFVPKEEKLFSAQGCKSVSQRINYFLP
- the TOR3A gene encoding torsin-3A isoform X1, which encodes MGQGRLPARLGLACCLLLLLLGGSGGLGSRGMPRGPWEEEQGPVAEGGPWGRARYEAVKKHLRAVGALSKQYWQYLACKVWQEGCEEEEEEEEEKESSPSPGWSLPLVGQDYLEILSAWYCSFGRCCKTGDCRIVNNITGLEADLNEQLHGQHLAKEVVVRAVQGFLQSPQPQKALVLSFHGWSGTGKNFVARMLASHLYRHGLKSKCVRVFISLFHFPYHKYVDSYKAQLKKQISETVQLCKQSLFIFDEAEKLHFSLLDAIKPFMGRYDNKGQVDYRRSIFLFLSNLGGNTINEVALDFWRAGRAREEISMEFLEQRLRLELLEPAENSYAHSHLLEENLIDFFVPFLPLEYHHVKLCARDAFLARGLPYTEAALDEVARMMVFVPKEEKLFSAQGCKSVSQRINYFLP